A single genomic interval of Sulfurimonas sp. C5 harbors:
- a CDS encoding arginyltransferase yields MNLLKEFLLEDKCSYLDNKEQTTHYKVIDKCSANACQELIERGYRRFGKMYFRPICAECHECQSIKIDVDNFMFSKSARRVLKKSKDISIVLQHPTMTKTHLELFDKYHKYMNEKKGWEYHATSPDHYFNSFVSGYEDFGYEVLYFFQDKLIGVDLIDILADGISSIYFYYDPDFASYSLGRLSLYKQIEFAKRYKKKWIYLGYYVEGCPSLNYKAEYTPYLTLNGRPSEYEDFDWF; encoded by the coding sequence ATGAACTTACTTAAAGAATTTTTACTAGAAGATAAATGCTCTTATTTAGATAACAAAGAACAAACAACTCACTATAAAGTAATAGACAAATGTTCTGCTAATGCTTGTCAAGAACTTATAGAACGCGGTTATAGACGCTTTGGAAAAATGTATTTTAGACCTATATGTGCCGAGTGTCATGAGTGTCAAAGTATAAAAATAGACGTAGATAATTTTATGTTCTCGAAATCTGCTCGTAGAGTACTGAAAAAATCCAAAGATATCTCTATCGTACTCCAACACCCTACAATGACAAAAACACACTTAGAGCTTTTTGACAAATATCATAAATATATGAATGAAAAAAAAGGATGGGAATATCACGCAACATCTCCAGATCATTATTTTAACTCCTTTGTTAGCGGCTATGAAGATTTTGGTTATGAAGTTCTTTATTTTTTTCAAGACAAGTTAATTGGAGTAGATCTTATAGATATTTTGGCTGACGGCATCTCTTCAATCTATTTTTATTACGATCCAGATTTTGCATCATACTCATTGGGAAGACTCTCTTTATATAAACAAATAGAGTTTGCAAAGCGTTATAAGAAAAAATGGATATATTTGGGTTATTATGTAGAAGGATGTCCCTCTTTAAACTACAAGGCTGAATATACGCCTTATCTTACATTAAATGGAAGACCGAGTGAATATGAGGATTTTGACTGGTTCTAA
- the fusA gene encoding elongation factor G yields MARSHKLSDVRNIGIAAHIDAGKTTTTERILFYTGVEHKIGEVHDGAATMDWMEQEQERGITITSAATTCEWAGKQINIIDTPGHVDFTIEVERSMRVLDGAVSVFCAVGGVQPQSETVWRQRNRYGVPSIVFVNKYDRTGADFYEVERQIRDRLKGNPVPIQLPIGAEDKFEGVIDLVKMKEIVWDEDAAMGSAYHTQDIRADYQDKAEEYREKMIEEISAVDGNEELMEKFLEGEEISEDEIKAAIKRATIAMHIVPMTVGTAFKNKGVQTLLDAVVDYLPAPTEVPAIKGTMMDDETQEVTVPSTDDGEFASLAFKIMTDPFVGQLTFIRVYRGSLEAGSYVHNSTKDKKERIGRIMKMHAIKREEVKEIYAGEIGAVVGLKYTTTGDTLCSEKDKVVLERMDFPEPVISVAVEPKTKADQEKMGIALGKLAAEDPSFRVNTDEETGQTIISGMGELHLEIIVDRMKREFKVEAEVGAPQVSYREAIRKEVDKNYKYAKQSGGRGQYGHVVFKLKPGEAGTGLVFNNEIKGGVIPKEYVPAIEKGMEESMKNGVLAGFPIEDAEVTLYDGSYHEVDSNEMSFKIAASMGFKEAAREADAAILEPIMKVEVEVPEDYMGDVIGDLNRRRGQVNNMGDRSGNKIVDAFVPLSEMFGYSTDLRSNTQGRATYAMEFDHYEEVPRNVSEEIIKKRNG; encoded by the coding sequence ATGGCAAGATCTCATAAATTAAGCGATGTAAGAAACATTGGTATTGCTGCTCACATTGATGCTGGTAAAACAACAACAACTGAGCGTATCCTTTTCTATACAGGTGTTGAGCATAAAATCGGTGAAGTTCACGATGGTGCTGCAACAATGGACTGGATGGAGCAAGAACAAGAGCGTGGTATTACAATTACTTCAGCTGCAACAACTTGTGAATGGGCTGGAAAACAAATCAACATTATCGATACTCCGGGACACGTTGACTTCACTATTGAAGTTGAGCGTTCTATGCGTGTACTTGATGGTGCTGTATCTGTATTCTGTGCTGTTGGTGGAGTTCAACCACAATCTGAAACTGTTTGGAGACAAAGAAACCGTTATGGTGTACCTTCAATCGTTTTCGTAAACAAATATGACAGAACTGGTGCAGATTTCTATGAAGTTGAGCGTCAAATTCGTGATCGTCTTAAAGGTAACCCGGTTCCTATTCAATTACCAATCGGTGCTGAAGATAAATTCGAAGGTGTTATCGATCTTGTAAAAATGAAAGAGATTGTATGGGATGAAGACGCTGCTATGGGTTCTGCTTACCATACTCAAGATATCCGTGCTGATTACCAAGACAAAGCTGAAGAATACCGTGAAAAAATGATCGAAGAGATCTCTGCTGTTGACGGTAATGAAGAGTTAATGGAAAAATTCTTAGAGGGTGAAGAGATCTCTGAAGATGAGATTAAAGCTGCTATCAAGCGTGCTACAATCGCTATGCATATTGTTCCAATGACTGTTGGTACTGCATTTAAAAACAAAGGTGTTCAAACTTTACTTGACGCTGTTGTAGATTACCTTCCAGCTCCAACTGAAGTACCAGCTATTAAAGGTACAATGATGGATGATGAAACTCAAGAAGTTACTGTTCCATCAACTGATGATGGTGAATTCGCTTCATTAGCATTCAAAATTATGACTGACCCATTCGTTGGACAGTTAACATTTATCCGTGTATACCGTGGTTCATTAGAAGCTGGTTCTTATGTTCACAACTCTACAAAAGATAAAAAAGAGCGTATTGGTCGTATCATGAAAATGCATGCTATCAAACGTGAAGAAGTTAAAGAAATTTACGCTGGTGAAATCGGTGCGGTTGTTGGTCTTAAATATACAACAACTGGTGATACTCTTTGTTCTGAAAAAGATAAAGTTGTATTAGAGAGAATGGACTTCCCAGAGCCGGTTATCTCTGTTGCTGTTGAGCCAAAAACAAAAGCTGACCAAGAAAAAATGGGTATTGCTCTAGGTAAACTAGCTGCAGAAGATCCATCTTTCCGTGTTAACACTGATGAAGAAACTGGTCAAACTATTATTTCTGGTATGGGTGAGTTACACCTTGAAATTATTGTTGACCGTATGAAGCGTGAGTTTAAAGTTGAAGCTGAAGTTGGTGCTCCACAAGTATCTTACCGTGAAGCTATCAGAAAAGAAGTTGACAAAAACTATAAATACGCTAAACAATCTGGTGGTCGTGGACAATATGGTCACGTTGTATTCAAACTTAAACCAGGTGAAGCTGGTACAGGTCTTGTATTTAACAACGAAATTAAAGGTGGTGTTATCCCTAAAGAGTACGTTCCTGCTATTGAAAAAGGTATGGAAGAGTCTATGAAAAATGGTGTACTTGCTGGTTTCCCAATTGAAGATGCAGAAGTTACATTATACGATGGTTCTTACCACGAAGTTGACTCGAATGAGATGTCATTCAAAATCGCTGCTTCAATGGGATTCAAAGAAGCTGCTCGTGAAGCAGACGCTGCAATCCTTGAACCAATTATGAAAGTTGAAGTTGAAGTACCAGAAGACTATATGGGTGACGTTATCGGTGACCTTAACCGTCGTCGTGGTCAAGTTAACAACATGGGTGACAGAAGCGGTAACAAAATCGTTGATGCATTCGTTCCACTTTCTGAGATGTTCGGATATTCTACTGACCTTCGTTCAAATACTCAAGGGCGTGCTACATACGCTATGGAATTTGATCATTACGAAGAAGTTCCAAGAAACGTATCTGAAGAGATCATCAAAAAACGTAACGGATAA
- the rpsG gene encoding 30S ribosomal protein S7 produces MRRRKAPVREIMPDPVYGSKVLTKFINKVMLDGKKSTAEKIIYGALDAISAKGEKSGIDTFNEAIENVKPIIEVKSRRVGGATYQVPVEVRPVRQQSLAIRWLVDAARKRNERTMAERLANEFMDAASEKGSAFKKKEDTYKMAEANKAFAHYRW; encoded by the coding sequence ATGAGAAGAAGAAAAGCTCCGGTTCGTGAAATCATGCCAGATCCAGTTTATGGAAGCAAAGTTTTAACGAAATTCATTAACAAAGTAATGTTAGATGGTAAAAAATCTACAGCAGAAAAAATTATCTATGGTGCATTAGATGCAATCTCTGCTAAAGGTGAAAAATCAGGAATCGATACATTTAATGAAGCTATTGAGAATGTAAAACCTATCATTGAGGTTAAAAGTCGCCGTGTTGGTGGTGCTACTTATCAAGTTCCAGTAGAAGTACGTCCAGTACGTCAACAATCATTAGCTATCCGTTGGTTAGTTGATGCTGCGAGAAAAAGAAACGAAAGAACAATGGCTGAGAGATTAGCTAATGAGTTTATGGATGCTGCAAGCGAAAAAGGTTCTGCATTCAAGAAAAAAGAAGATACTTACAAAATGGCTGAAGCAAATAAAGCATTTGCTCACTACCGTTGGTAA